Proteins encoded by one window of Crassostrea angulata isolate pt1a10 chromosome 9, ASM2561291v2, whole genome shotgun sequence:
- the LOC128164066 gene encoding uncharacterized protein LOC128164066, producing MLRASKVRTSKSKSPYARPPTRGAVVASRASTRMPNVTSSSSGPSTIAVTESTGRIYDRSQSLPVPVVQPTVQPVLDRARAPSDQTVEPSVAGSSTNTGTDCLFDIENPTPFHSVVSSLGAHVPIALKEKIWNNDYIALNKLLMKEPASDIQHHIVYHDGAIQVKPKYKDETIVSISQWTDAFLIFASIYCAKHSLQAVHLFRYMATIRKGAERSPNSCNWREYDVQFRLKKSIDSSLSWGSVDAELWLFYMQPVVQNNIPTPTKQFKCYSYNFQGVCEKQNCRFLHICVKCNGSHPSLNCRYSQNNSTGKQYPPVKPASQQFRPRFPQRSFRPITQ from the coding sequence ATGTTGAGAGCTAGCAAAGTTAGGACGTCGAAGTCCAAGAGCCCTTATGCCAGACCTCCCACGAGGGGAGCGGTTGTAGCCTCCCGGGCGTCTACACGGATGCCAAATGTGACTTCGTCCTCCAGCGGTCCTTCCACAATTGCAGTTACCGAGTCTACAGGTAGAATATATGATAGAAGCCAAAGTTTGCCAGTCCCGGTAGTACAACCAACTGTACAACCTGTTCTAGACCGGGCAAGGGCCCCATCGGATCAGACGGTCGAGCCTTCAGTAGCAGGATCTAGCACCAATACAGGTACAGATTGTTTGTTCGACATTGAAAACCCCACACCTTTCCATAGTGTAGTATCGTCACTTGGGGCTCATGTACCCATAGCATTGAAAGAAAAGATATGGAATAACGATTATATTGCACTTAACAAGTTGTTAATGAAAGAACCTGCATCAGATATTCAGCATCATATTGTATATCATGATGGGGCGATTCAGGTCAAACCAAAATACAAAGATGAAACAATAGTGTCCATTTCACAATGGACAGATGCTTTTCTAATTTTTGCTTCGATTTATTGTGCCAAGCATTCTTTGCAAGCTGTTCATTTATTTCGATACATGGCTACAATTAGGAAAGGCGCAGAGCGTTCACCAAATTCTTGTAACTGGAGGGAATACGATGTTCAATTTAGGttgaaaaaatcaattgatTCCAGTCTCAGCTGGGGTTCAGTTGATGCAGAATTATGGCTGTTTTACATGCAGCCGGTAGTCCAAAATAACATTCCAACCCCTACAAAGCAGTTTAAATGCTATTCTTACAATTTTCAGGGAGTATGTGAAAAACAAAACTGTAGGTTCTTGCATATTTGTGTCAAGTGTAATGGTTCACATCCTTCTTTGAATTGTAGATATTCCCAGAATAACAGTACGGGTAAACAATACCCCCCAGTTAAGCCCGCATCACAGCAATTCCGCCCTAGATTCCCACAGAGATCATTCCGCCCAATTACACAATAA
- the LOC128162230 gene encoding endoglucanase-like, producing the protein MKSAIQHSNELAEKIKKEIDLGSPTPAGQSHVFMVTNLCRNVYPNQNWCNQGTGPYGNGHNDYGYVAHFDLGNGANQISRIGWNNPEVTWEIVSCHGANTPTDEMYQHCQCAHHGKRSLNESTNGSENGF; encoded by the exons ATGAAGTCTGCGATTCAACACTCTAATGAATTGGCAGAAAAGATTAAGAAGGAAATAGATCTTG GAAGTCCGACCCCCGCTGGTCAATCACACGTCTTCATGGTTACTAACCTGTGCCGCAACGTCTATCCCAACCAGAACTGGTGCAACCAGGGCACCGGGCCCTATGGAAACGGTCATAACGACTACGGATACGTCGCCCATTTTGATTTGGGAAATGGAGCCAATCAGATCTCGCGCATTGGTTGGAACAACCCGGAAGTGACGTGGGAGATCGTCAGTTGTCATGGAGCGAACACCCCCACGGATGAAATGTACCAACACTGCCAGTGTGCCCATCACGGTAAACGTTCCCTCAACGAATCAACGAACGGCTCGGAAAATGGATTCTGA